AGAGTTTCGAGCTATAACCCCAACAGTCGCAGCAGGTTCTCCAGATAGCGCACGCTGAGGTCGGTCATACGCACGCTGATTCCGAGCAGTCCGGGCAGGCTTGCGCCGAGCGCGACGATTCCGACGGCGATTTTCGCGGGCATCCCAATCAGCCACACGGGAATCTGGGGCACGGCGCGGGACACCGCCGCCATCGCGCCGTCCACCACGAGCAGCACGCCCCCCGCCGGCGCGGCAATCTGCAC
The sequence above is drawn from the Chloroherpetonaceae bacterium genome and encodes:
- a CDS encoding flagellar biosynthetic protein FliR yields the protein VQIAAPAGGVLLVVDGAMAAVSRAVPQIPVWLIGMPAKIAVGIVALGASLPGLLGISVRMTDLSVRYLENLLRLLGL